A region of Leptospiraceae bacterium DNA encodes the following proteins:
- a CDS encoding HAMP domain-containing protein has translation MFTIKTKLIFGYGLMFLLVLVAGISGYFGVSTLSEQSTKVAQKETSTLRILANLRKDILNLRRYEKDIFLNIEDRKKVDSYIIKWEEVSKLSTQDLELSLQFLTKEIEKHEKIRSASVKMPEQLKAYQKNFKSLYEKIINNEIKDVLKANANFGNTKNIVYELEESVDLLMEELDKKIKESNSRVNKQAEGLKGFILVVFFISIILFLLISISTFISINRPITRLVETMNRIIQKGDLSLRMENPSNDEIGQVSKALNGMLGSFQSTIEEVNTITTEISSGNLNIQLKNQLKGDFSSIQKSLDMILNVFNELLSEVLNAANQILISSKQVADSSNSLAQGSTEQASSVDQITATLNTIEIQAKNNAKNAEEASDKAKSVKEQALSGNKEMESMLLAMQEISDTSENISKIIKEIDAIAFQTNILALNAAVEAARAGQHGKGFNVVAEEVRNLASRSAMAAKETANLIEGSSKKVNMGTEIAYRTAEVLRKMTEGVIQVTERINNISFASTEQSESVAETSLGINQISQVAMNAAATAEESSAASIELASQAESFRNMVGKFQIREIHFGQNPGLGEKKIINLG, from the coding sequence ATGTTTACTATAAAAACCAAATTAATTTTCGGTTACGGACTTATGTTTTTATTGGTTCTTGTAGCCGGAATTTCCGGTTATTTCGGGGTTTCGACCTTATCTGAACAATCAACAAAGGTCGCCCAGAAAGAAACCAGCACCCTGAGAATTCTTGCGAATCTAAGAAAAGATATTCTGAATTTGAGAAGATACGAAAAGGATATCTTTTTAAATATTGAGGATCGAAAAAAAGTAGATTCCTACATCATAAAGTGGGAAGAAGTTTCAAAATTGAGCACACAGGATTTGGAGTTGAGTCTTCAGTTTCTGACAAAGGAAATAGAAAAACATGAAAAAATTCGAAGTGCTTCTGTTAAAATGCCGGAACAACTGAAAGCCTACCAGAAAAACTTTAAATCTTTATACGAAAAAATAATAAATAATGAGATAAAAGATGTTTTGAAAGCAAATGCCAATTTTGGAAATACCAAGAACATAGTTTATGAGCTGGAAGAAAGTGTAGATTTATTAATGGAAGAGTTGGATAAAAAAATAAAAGAGAGTAATAGCAGGGTAAATAAACAGGCAGAAGGTTTAAAAGGCTTTATTCTGGTCGTATTTTTTATTTCTATCATATTATTTTTGTTAATTAGTATTAGCACCTTCATTTCCATTAATAGACCGATAACCCGCCTGGTCGAAACGATGAACCGGATCATTCAGAAAGGAGATTTGTCTCTCAGGATGGAGAATCCATCAAATGATGAAATCGGGCAGGTTTCAAAAGCTTTAAATGGAATGCTGGGTAGTTTTCAATCTACGATTGAAGAGGTTAATACCATTACTACTGAGATTTCTTCCGGTAATTTGAATATACAACTTAAGAATCAACTGAAAGGTGATTTCTCCAGTATTCAAAAGTCTCTTGATATGATTCTGAATGTATTTAATGAATTATTGTCCGAGGTTTTAAATGCCGCAAACCAGATATTAATTAGCTCTAAACAGGTGGCCGATTCCAGTAATTCTTTGGCTCAGGGTTCTACTGAGCAGGCTTCGAGTGTTGACCAAATAACAGCTACCCTAAATACAATAGAAATACAGGCAAAAAATAATGCAAAAAACGCCGAAGAAGCCAGTGATAAAGCAAAATCGGTTAAAGAGCAGGCACTTTCCGGAAATAAAGAGATGGAATCTATGCTATTAGCCATGCAGGAAATCAGTGATACATCTGAAAACATTTCTAAGATTATAAAAGAGATAGATGCGATCGCTTTCCAGACCAATATCTTAGCTCTGAATGCAGCAGTGGAAGCTGCCAGAGCCGGTCAGCATGGAAAAGGTTTCAATGTGGTCGCCGAAGAAGTGAGAAATCTTGCTTCCAGAAGTGCTATGGCTGCAAAAGAGACGGCCAACCTGATAGAAGGTTCATCAAAGAAGGTGAATATGGGTACTGAGATAGCTTATCGAACAGCTGAAGTTCTCAGGAAAATGACCGAAGGAGTTATCCAGGTAACCGAACGAATAAATAACATTTCTTTTGCCTCGACTGAACAATCCGAAAGCGTTGCGGAAACATCCCTCGGAATCAATCAAATTTCCCAGGTGGCGATGAACGCAGCAGCTACTGCTGAAGAAAGTTCAGCAGCCAGTATAGAGCTTGCCAGTCAGGCGGAATCATTCCGAAACATGGTAGGAAAATTCCAGATCCGAGAGATACATTTTGGTCAGAATCCGGGCCTTGGGGAGAAAAAAATTATAAACCTTGGATAG
- a CDS encoding SDR family oxidoreductase codes for MNQLKEKVVWVTGATSGIGEALVHNLKKEGAKVILSARREEELKQVQESSGLDTNNSLCLPLNLTETESFPDKYQQIKDKFGQIDILINNAGQSQRSLIKDTDLEVYRKLFEVNFFGNIALTKTILPDMMKRKSGSIVVISSIVGKVPTQLRSGYSASKHALHGFYDSLRLEVIEDNIQVLLVLPGYVKTNVSINAVTGNGKEYGKMDEATEAGMEPEECAKKILEAIKKGETEVVIAGFKENLAVTLKRLAPDLLFHIMRGSKVT; via the coding sequence ATGAACCAGTTAAAAGAAAAAGTTGTCTGGGTGACGGGTGCCACTTCCGGAATCGGAGAAGCCCTGGTCCATAATTTAAAAAAAGAAGGGGCTAAAGTAATCTTATCCGCCAGAAGAGAAGAAGAACTGAAGCAAGTTCAGGAAAGTTCGGGTCTGGACACAAACAACTCCCTTTGCCTTCCTCTAAATCTCACAGAAACCGAGAGCTTTCCGGATAAATACCAGCAAATTAAAGATAAATTCGGACAGATAGATATTCTAATTAATAATGCCGGACAAAGCCAGCGCTCGCTTATTAAAGATACAGATCTGGAAGTTTACAGGAAACTTTTTGAAGTGAACTTTTTTGGAAATATAGCCCTGACAAAAACTATTCTACCCGACATGATGAAACGAAAATCCGGCTCTATTGTCGTAATCAGCAGTATTGTCGGAAAGGTTCCTACACAGCTTCGTTCCGGATATTCGGCTTCCAAACATGCTTTGCACGGATTCTATGATTCCCTGCGCCTAGAAGTAATTGAGGATAATATACAGGTACTACTGGTCCTGCCCGGTTATGTAAAGACAAACGTTTCGATAAACGCAGTCACCGGAAACGGTAAAGAATACGGAAAAATGGATGAGGCCACTGAGGCCGGAATGGAGCCGGAGGAATGTGCAAAAAAAATTTTAGAAGCCATCAAAAAAGGAGAAACGGAAGTTGTCATTGCCGGTTTCAAAGAAAACCTTGCTGTGACATTAAAGCGCCTCGCTCCCGATCTCCTTTTTCATATTATGCGGGGTTCAAAAGTAACCTGA